The nucleotide window GCGCGCGGCTACCAAGAAACCCGCTGCCCGCAGAGTCTGATAGCCCGTGAGGCTGCTGATTGTTGCGGTGGGCCAGAAAGTCCCGGACTGGGCCCAGACCGCGTGGGACGACTACGCCAAGCGCTTCCCGCATGAGCTCAAGGTCGAACTCAAGACGGTGAAAACCGAGCCACGCGGCTCCAAGACTGTGGACCAGCTCTATGCGGCGGAGCGCAAGCGCATAGAAGAGGCCATCCCGAAGGGCACCCGTATCGTCGCGCTGGATGAGCGCGGTACCAACCTGCGCACCACGGCGCTGGCCGAGCGGCTCACGGAATGGCAGCTGGGCGGTGGTGATGTGGCGTTGGTCATCGGCGGCCCGGACGGGCTGGATCCGGAGTTTCGCCAGGCTGCGCATGAGCGCATCCGTCTGTCCGACCTGACGCTGCCGCACGCCATGGTGCGCGTGTTATTGATCGAACAGCTTTACCGCGCCTGGTCCATCAACGCCAACCATCCCTACCATCGCGAGTGACTGTGATACCCGACTTCATTTATTTGGCATCGCAAAGCCCGCGTCGCCGTGAGCTGTTGACGCAAATGGGCATCTCGCACCAGTTGCTGCTGCCTACACCTGACGAAGATGCCGAAGCGCTGGAAGTGGTGTTGCCGCAGGAGGTGCCCAAGGACTATGTGCAGCGCGTTACTGCTCTTAAATTGATAGCTGCTCGAGCACGTCTGGAAAGGGCTGGAGGCCAAAAGGCACCGATATTGTGTGCGGATACCACCGTGGCGCTCGACCAGGCCATTCTGGGTAAGCCGGAAGATGCGAACGACGCCAAACGCATGTTGCGTGCGCTGTCGGGCCGCTCGCACCGCGTTTTCACCGCCATTGCGAT belongs to Rhodoferax saidenbachensis and includes:
- the rlmH gene encoding 23S rRNA (pseudouridine(1915)-N(3))-methyltransferase RlmH, translated to MRLLIVAVGQKVPDWAQTAWDDYAKRFPHELKVELKTVKTEPRGSKTVDQLYAAERKRIEEAIPKGTRIVALDERGTNLRTTALAERLTEWQLGGGDVALVIGGPDGLDPEFRQAAHERIRLSDLTLPHAMVRVLLIEQLYRAWSINANHPYHRE
- a CDS encoding Maf family protein encodes the protein MPDFIYLASQSPRRRELLTQMGISHQLLLPTPDEDAEALEVVLPQEVPKDYVQRVTALKLIAARARLERAGGQKAPILCADTTVALDQAILGKPEDANDAKRMLRALSGRSHRVFTAIAIGWSAQTVQACSESQVTFAELSDAAIDTYVASGEPMGKAGAYAVQGRAAAFISHISGSYSGIMGLPLFETAQLLQELQNSR